A window from Chrysemys picta bellii isolate R12L10 chromosome 2, ASM1138683v2, whole genome shotgun sequence encodes these proteins:
- the LOC135981411 gene encoding uncharacterized protein LOC135981411: protein MQSSPAVMAMQSGNRKRAPAWTDREVLDLIAVWGDESVLSELRSKRRNAKIYEKISKDMAERGYSRDATQCRVKIKELRQGYQKTKEANGCSGSHPQTSRFYEALHSILGAAATTTPPVTVDSEDGILSTAGSSDMLGDGEDEEGDEEGEAVGRSHNADFPDSQDLFITLTEIPYEASPAITPDTESGEGSATPSATVSQPSLESHSQRLARIRRRKKRTREDMFSELMASSQAQAAQQTQWRENLTRMHQANMDREERWRQEDQQATQTLLGLLREQTDTLRRLVDVLQERRQEDRAPLQSISNRPPPPPSPIPTSPKVQRRRGGRVPANSHSTPAESSSSRRLSFPKI from the exons atgcagagctctccagcagtgatggccatgcagtctgggaatagaaagagagccccagcatggactgatcgtgaagtcttggatctcatcgctgtgtggggcgatgagtccgtgctttccgagctgcgatccaaaagaaggaatgcaaagatctacgagaagatctctaaagacatggcagagagaggatacagccgggatgcaacgcagtgccgcgtgaaaatcaaggagctgagacaaggctaccagaagaccaaagaggcaaacggatgctccggatcccatccccagacatcccgtttctacgaggcactgcattccatcctcggtgctgccgccaccactaccccaccagtgaccgtggactctgaggatgggatactgtccacggccggttcctcagacatgttaggggacggggaagatgaggaaggagatgaggagggcgaggcagttggcagatctcacaacgctgatttccccgacagccaggatctcttcatcacccttacagagatcccctacgaagcgtccccagccattaccccggacacagaatctggtgaaggatcagcca ccccgtctgcgactgtctcacaacctagcctggaatcacactcccagaggctagcgcggattaggcgtaggaagaagaggacacgggaggacatgttctctgagcttatggcctcttcccaagcccaggcagcacagcagacccagtggcgggagaacttgacccgaatgcaccaagccaacatggatcgggaggagaggtggcggcaggaagaccagcaggcgactcaaacgctgcttggactactgagggagcaaacggacacgctccggcgccttgtggatgttctgcaggaacggaggcaggaggacagagccccgctgcagtccatctctaaccgccctcccccgccaccaagtcccatacccacctcacccaaagtgcaaagaaggagaggcggcagagtccctgctaactctcactccacccctgcagagagctctagtagcagaaggctctcatttcccaaaatttga